A window of the Cellvibrio sp. pealriver genome harbors these coding sequences:
- a CDS encoding outer membrane protein assembly factor BamD, which yields MRFLPCLMLSSLVLLTACSSKEPEYTTEADLYNAATKQLENSQWESAIKNLNSLEENFPFGTYADQAQLELIYAHYSSGEADAAIATANRFIRLHPQHRNVDYAYYMLGMASFTKDKGMFERVMPIDTSKRDPGAARESLANFTQLLNRYPDSNYAADAKKRMLFLRNHLARYEIHVANYYFKRGAYVAAVGRGRYVLENFPQSPATPDALAVMVQGYHMLKMPEKSNEILEILKLNYADYPALSKKGEFDYDFMYNNGKSPWLAYLTLGLFSKNEITGFDTRALYDPQYKPYVDVERVQ from the coding sequence ATGCGATTCCTGCCCTGTTTGATGCTGAGTAGCCTGGTGCTGCTGACTGCCTGCTCGTCCAAAGAGCCCGAATATACTACCGAGGCGGACTTGTACAACGCCGCGACCAAACAACTTGAAAACAGCCAATGGGAATCAGCGATCAAAAACCTGAACTCACTGGAAGAAAACTTCCCGTTTGGTACTTACGCCGATCAAGCGCAATTGGAATTGATCTACGCCCACTACAGCTCGGGTGAAGCGGATGCGGCCATCGCTACCGCTAATCGCTTCATTCGCCTGCACCCCCAACACCGCAATGTGGATTATGCCTACTACATGCTCGGCATGGCATCGTTCACCAAAGACAAAGGCATGTTCGAGCGGGTGATGCCTATCGATACATCCAAGCGCGATCCGGGCGCTGCGCGTGAATCCTTGGCGAATTTTACCCAATTACTCAACCGTTATCCCGACAGTAACTACGCCGCCGATGCCAAAAAGCGCATGCTCTTTCTGCGTAACCACTTGGCTCGCTATGAAATCCATGTCGCCAATTACTACTTCAAACGCGGCGCTTATGTTGCCGCTGTAGGCCGCGGGCGCTACGTGTTGGAAAACTTCCCCCAGTCGCCCGCCACACCCGACGCATTGGCCGTTATGGTACAGGGTTATCACATGTTGAAGATGCCTGAAAAATCCAACGAGATATTGGAGATCCTCAAACTTAACTATGCAGATTACCCGGCACTGAGCAAAAAAGGCGAATTCGATTACGACTTTATGTACAACAACGGTAAATCACCCTGGCTGGCTTACCTGACACTGGGCTTGTTTAGCAAAAATGAGATTACTGGTTTTGATACCCGCGCACTCTATGATCCGCAATACAAACCCTATGTTGATGTAGAGCGCGTGCAGTAA
- a CDS encoding PAS domain-containing sensor histidine kinase produces MTSSLLNNPRNYNPYDLLRIYTYYRTLLGSVLLLMFQIEFAPKVLGNDNPELFFYTSIAYTAINFMTLIVMWRLKYSPSQRQLFGSLLIDVVAIGVLMHSSGGAISGLGYLLLVAIAAGGIMLRERISFFLAAITTIVVIGEGTYRFLILTQDNKALFASGTLSALAFLTALLFQHLTKKIRLSYAEAEAQAEHAAHLQKLAQLIIERMRTGILVLNNRAEIELCNQAALKLLGAPHPAAGETLRLDRFPELYRKHQSWQRHANDHSPFIKIDGDTTTEAKANFAYLEPGNTDNILVFLEDVRSLNQQAQQLKLASLGRLTASIAHEIRNPLGAISHASQLLGETDTLPASDQRLLDIINNHSKRVNQIIENILQLSRRRPTKQEPIDLRKWIPAFIADYKASKTNGYQLDIQLLEKNLGEIASDFIYDDIHSFTRMEAKFDISQLQQVLTNLFDNGIRYSPAIEGRAQLRIEIGIDVTQHQPYIRVIDFGPGINADNYKHLFEPFFTTENTGSGLGLYICKELCEANQAIISYKRTDKGESCFHLQLAHPEKTS; encoded by the coding sequence ATGACATCCAGTTTGCTCAACAACCCGCGCAACTATAACCCCTATGATTTGCTGCGCATTTACACCTATTACCGCACCCTGCTAGGCAGCGTGTTGTTACTCATGTTTCAAATTGAATTTGCCCCTAAAGTGTTGGGCAATGACAACCCCGAGTTATTTTTTTACACATCCATCGCCTACACCGCGATCAACTTCATGACGTTAATCGTGATGTGGCGACTGAAATATTCGCCCTCACAACGCCAACTGTTTGGCTCCTTATTAATTGATGTGGTCGCGATTGGCGTATTGATGCACTCCAGCGGCGGCGCGATTAGCGGGCTGGGTTATTTATTATTGGTGGCGATTGCTGCGGGCGGAATAATGTTGCGTGAGCGCATTTCATTTTTCCTCGCCGCCATCACCACTATTGTCGTAATCGGCGAAGGAACATACCGTTTCCTGATTCTCACGCAAGACAATAAAGCGTTATTTGCGTCGGGTACATTGAGTGCCCTGGCATTTTTGACTGCGCTACTGTTTCAGCATCTCACTAAAAAAATCCGACTTTCCTATGCTGAAGCAGAGGCTCAAGCGGAGCATGCGGCGCATTTGCAAAAGCTGGCGCAATTGATTATTGAAAGAATGCGCACAGGCATATTGGTATTGAATAATCGCGCAGAGATAGAGCTCTGCAATCAGGCAGCATTAAAACTACTGGGCGCACCTCACCCGGCAGCAGGCGAAACATTGCGGCTCGACCGTTTTCCAGAGCTGTATCGCAAACATCAATCCTGGCAGCGCCATGCCAATGACCATTCGCCTTTTATAAAAATTGATGGCGACACTACCACCGAAGCAAAAGCCAATTTTGCCTACCTCGAACCAGGCAACACCGACAATATCCTCGTTTTTCTTGAAGACGTACGCTCACTCAACCAGCAGGCACAGCAACTAAAACTTGCATCACTTGGCCGGCTGACGGCTAGCATCGCCCATGAAATCCGCAATCCTTTAGGAGCCATCAGTCACGCCAGCCAATTACTCGGCGAAACCGATACACTTCCTGCCAGCGACCAGCGCTTGCTCGATATCATTAATAATCACAGCAAACGCGTAAACCAAATCATCGAAAATATTTTGCAGTTGTCACGGCGACGCCCAACCAAACAAGAACCGATTGATTTACGCAAGTGGATTCCGGCATTTATTGCCGATTACAAAGCCAGCAAAACCAACGGATACCAGTTGGACATACAACTTCTGGAAAAGAATCTGGGCGAAATCGCCAGTGATTTTATTTATGATGACATCCATAGTTTTACACGCATGGAAGCAAAGTTTGACATCAGCCAACTGCAGCAAGTATTGACCAACCTATTTGATAACGGCATTCGCTATAGTCCTGCTATAGAAGGGCGTGCGCAATTGCGAATTGAAATCGGTATTGATGTCACACAGCACCAGCCATACATCCGTGTTATCGACTTCGGACCAGGCATTAACGCTGATAACTATAAACATTTGTTCGAGCCATTTTTCACAACCGAAAATACCGGTTCCGGCTTGGGCTTATATATATGCAAAGAATTGTGTGAGGCCAACCAAGCCATTATTTCTTATAAACGCACCGATAAAGGTGAAAGCTGTTTCCACCTGCAACTGGCACATCCGGAAAAAACATCCTAA
- the rluD gene encoding 23S rRNA pseudouridine(1911/1915/1917) synthase RluD: MKDVFDLSAQVPIQMNGMRFDQIASELFPDFSRSRLQSWIKDGQLKVDGRIAKPKDKLIGGELLELKAELEAQGEWEPEEISLDIVHEDDDLIVINKQAGLVVHPAAGNYTGTLVNALINHIPGLVNLPRAGIVHRLDKETTGLMVIAKTLEAHTDLVEQLADRTVSREYEAVAVGAMTGGGTVDAPMGRHPLQRKLMAVLKAGGKRAVTHYRVAKRYPSHTHIRVKLETGRTHQIRVHMAHIGHPLVGDQTYGSRFKIPKGANQHLIDTLKNFPRQALHAFKLGLEHPGTGEYTEWTAPLPDDFKNLLDALNTGYTLVDD; the protein is encoded by the coding sequence ATGAAAGATGTTTTTGACCTGAGCGCACAAGTGCCGATCCAAATGAACGGCATGCGCTTCGACCAGATCGCCTCGGAGTTGTTCCCCGACTTCTCGCGCTCACGTTTGCAAAGCTGGATCAAAGATGGCCAGTTGAAAGTGGACGGCCGTATCGCCAAACCCAAAGATAAACTGATCGGCGGCGAACTGCTGGAATTAAAAGCCGAGCTGGAAGCCCAGGGCGAATGGGAGCCGGAGGAGATATCGCTGGATATCGTCCATGAAGATGACGATTTAATTGTCATTAATAAGCAGGCCGGATTAGTGGTACATCCGGCGGCGGGTAATTACACCGGTACGCTGGTTAACGCCCTGATCAACCATATTCCCGGTTTGGTGAACTTGCCCCGCGCGGGCATTGTGCATCGCCTTGATAAAGAAACAACGGGTTTGATGGTGATCGCCAAAACACTGGAGGCGCACACTGATTTGGTAGAGCAATTGGCCGACCGTACCGTAAGCCGCGAATACGAGGCGGTTGCGGTGGGTGCCATGACCGGCGGCGGAACAGTCGATGCGCCTATGGGCCGTCATCCGCTCCAACGTAAACTCATGGCGGTGCTTAAGGCGGGCGGCAAGCGCGCGGTGACGCACTACCGTGTCGCAAAACGCTACCCGAGCCACACCCATATCCGCGTCAAACTGGAAACGGGGCGCACCCATCAAATCCGTGTGCACATGGCGCATATCGGTCACCCGCTGGTGGGCGACCAAACTTATGGCAGCCGTTTCAAAATCCCCAAAGGTGCCAATCAACATTTGATCGATACCTTGAAAAACTTCCCGCGTCAGGCGCTGCATGCATTCAAGCTGGGTCTGGAGCATCCGGGCACAGGCGAATACACCGAGTGGACCGCGCCATTGCCGGACGATTTCAAAAACCTGCTCGATGCACTCAACACAGGCTATACCCTTGTCGATGACTAG
- a CDS encoding type IV pilin protein, whose translation MKKNTHGFTLIELMIAVVIVGVLVAIAYPSYLSSVRKSNRAEAKAELMSLSQRLQRCYTSYTRFNDETNCAVYKDLKDGGVITPGTGFYKITISHTASSEATTYSLKATAIKSPQTEDTEGGCNELTLEHTGAKAPEECWK comes from the coding sequence ATGAAAAAAAATACGCATGGCTTTACATTAATTGAGCTGATGATTGCAGTGGTGATTGTTGGAGTTCTAGTGGCAATTGCATACCCGTCATATTTGTCTTCGGTGCGAAAAAGTAATCGTGCCGAAGCAAAAGCTGAGTTAATGAGTTTGTCCCAACGGTTGCAGCGTTGTTATACGTCGTATACCCGATTTAATGATGAAACAAATTGCGCTGTGTATAAAGACCTGAAAGATGGGGGCGTTATTACCCCCGGTACTGGTTTTTATAAAATCACTATTAGCCATACCGCCAGTTCAGAGGCAACAACCTACAGTTTAAAGGCGACAGCAATCAAATCGCCGCAGACTGAAGACACTGAGGGTGGATGCAATGAGTTGACCCTTGAGCACACTGGCGCAAAAGCACCGGAAGAGTGTTGGAAGTAA
- a CDS encoding sigma-54 dependent transcriptional regulator, which translates to MTAKRALIIDDEPDIRELLEITLGRMQIHTDSAATVASAKQLLAQHHYDLCLTDMRLPDGNGLELVELIQQQHPQLPVAVITAHGSIDTAIESMKAGAFDFISKPVDLATLRKLVTTAIESSQYTPPPLQKTTPIIGESKAIQDLIRSIEKLARSQAPVYISGESGSGKELVAHSIHDLGPRASKPFIAVNCGAIPRELMESEFFGHKKGSFTGAHQDKIGLFQAAEGGTLFFDEVADLPLDMQVKLLRAIQEKSIRPVGAADEITTDVRILCATHKNLEVEVKEGRFRQDLFYRLNVIQLAVAPLRERREDIALLTHHLLQKLANDIGLDVPTLSADAQKLLNNYHFPGNVRELENILERAFTLCDSNVIDVQDLQLRDQGNSFASSEEKTYSQKTTQRSNNHSVDYPARCAEYSSLDEYLQDVEKEILCHALEQAKWNKTLAAKHLGITFRSLRYRLQKLGLDDE; encoded by the coding sequence ATGACCGCAAAGCGCGCACTGATTATTGATGATGAACCTGACATTCGCGAGCTATTGGAAATTACCTTGGGGCGCATGCAAATTCATACCGACAGCGCAGCCACAGTCGCGAGCGCCAAGCAGTTATTAGCACAGCATCATTACGACCTATGCCTGACCGATATGCGATTACCTGATGGCAATGGACTGGAATTGGTGGAACTCATCCAACAACAGCACCCTCAACTGCCGGTTGCGGTGATCACTGCCCATGGCAGCATCGATACCGCTATTGAGTCAATGAAAGCAGGTGCATTTGATTTTATTTCCAAGCCGGTGGATTTAGCCACGCTGCGCAAGCTGGTAACTACCGCCATCGAATCAAGTCAATACACTCCTCCACCGCTACAAAAAACTACGCCCATTATTGGTGAGTCAAAAGCGATTCAGGATTTAATCCGCAGCATTGAAAAACTGGCGCGATCCCAAGCTCCGGTTTATATCAGTGGCGAATCAGGCTCGGGCAAAGAGTTGGTTGCGCACTCTATTCACGATCTGGGCCCACGTGCCAGCAAACCCTTTATTGCGGTTAACTGCGGCGCAATCCCACGTGAACTGATGGAGAGTGAATTTTTTGGCCACAAGAAAGGAAGTTTTACCGGCGCACATCAAGACAAAATAGGATTATTCCAAGCAGCAGAAGGAGGCACTTTATTTTTTGATGAAGTCGCTGATTTGCCACTGGATATGCAAGTAAAACTCTTGCGTGCCATTCAGGAAAAATCCATCCGGCCTGTAGGTGCTGCGGACGAAATTACTACCGATGTACGCATTCTTTGCGCAACACATAAAAATTTGGAAGTTGAGGTCAAAGAAGGCCGTTTCAGACAGGATTTATTTTATCGCTTGAATGTAATTCAACTGGCCGTCGCACCACTGCGTGAAAGGCGGGAAGATATTGCATTACTGACGCATCACTTACTGCAAAAGTTAGCAAACGATATTGGACTGGACGTACCCACACTGTCTGCCGACGCACAAAAGCTATTAAACAATTATCACTTTCCAGGCAACGTGCGCGAACTGGAAAACATTCTGGAGCGGGCATTTACACTTTGCGATAGCAATGTCATCGACGTTCAAGATTTGCAATTGCGCGATCAGGGGAATTCTTTCGCCTCAAGCGAAGAAAAAACCTATTCACAAAAAACTACTCAGCGCTCTAACAATCATTCAGTAGATTATCCTGCTCGCTGCGCAGAATATTCCTCTCTGGATGAATACCTTCAGGATGTTGAAAAAGAAATTTTATGCCATGCGTTGGAGCAGGCGAAATGGAACAAAACACTGGCAGCGAAACATCTTGGAATTACATTCCGCTCGCTCCGTTATCGCTTGCAAAAATTAGGATTGGATGATGAATAA
- a CDS encoding NAD+ synthase, with translation MSQLRLILAQINTLVGDIPGNTAKVLEAARMAIAQGDVDAVIFPELTLTGYPPEDLLLRPSLELRIERALRELQEASLPLALVVGYPRFKNGQLYNMAGVIENGKLIAEYAKQCLPNYQVFDEKRYFSAGDQPCVFNLKGIPTALSVCEDIWFAGPMAQAASAGAKLMLNLNASPYHQGKQHEREAVVAARAREGKMPVVYTNLVGGQDELVFDGGSIAIDASGQTCFRAPGFVEGQFAVQLEWDQQSVHVPAQSLEPIAENIAAVYQALVLGMRDYVNKNRFKGVVLGLSGGIDSALTLAMAVDALGADRVEAVMMPFRYTSDLSKNDAADEAARLGVRYSSISIEPMYEAFMAALSDEFAGTKRDTTEENLQARCRGVLLMAISNKKGYLVLTTGNKSEMAVGYSTLYGDMAGGFDALKDVPKTLVFALSRYRNSISPVIPETVITRPPSAELAPDQKDEDSLPPYDILDRILELYVEQDYSAEAIISQGFAREQVERVVRLVDINEYKRRQAPVGIRISQRGFGRDRRYPITSGWKLGE, from the coding sequence ATGTCGCAGCTACGTTTGATCCTCGCCCAGATCAACACGCTTGTTGGGGATATCCCCGGTAACACTGCCAAGGTGCTGGAAGCCGCCCGTATGGCGATTGCACAAGGTGATGTCGATGCCGTGATTTTTCCCGAGCTCACACTTACAGGTTATCCGCCTGAGGACTTGTTGTTGCGCCCCAGCCTTGAATTGCGCATCGAGCGGGCTTTGCGTGAGTTGCAGGAGGCCAGCTTGCCTCTGGCATTGGTCGTGGGGTATCCGCGTTTCAAAAATGGTCAGCTCTATAACATGGCGGGCGTGATTGAAAACGGAAAGCTCATTGCGGAATACGCCAAACAATGTTTGCCCAATTATCAGGTGTTTGATGAGAAGCGTTATTTTTCTGCGGGCGATCAACCCTGTGTATTCAATCTGAAAGGTATCCCCACAGCGCTGAGCGTATGTGAAGACATTTGGTTTGCAGGGCCCATGGCGCAAGCCGCGAGTGCGGGCGCAAAATTGATGCTCAATTTGAATGCCTCGCCCTATCACCAAGGCAAGCAACACGAGCGCGAAGCAGTAGTGGCTGCTCGTGCGCGCGAAGGGAAAATGCCGGTGGTGTATACCAATCTTGTCGGTGGTCAGGATGAATTGGTTTTCGATGGCGGTTCCATTGCGATTGATGCCAGCGGGCAGACGTGTTTCCGTGCTCCGGGTTTTGTGGAAGGACAATTTGCGGTGCAATTGGAGTGGGATCAGCAGTCAGTTCATGTGCCTGCCCAGTCGCTTGAGCCCATCGCGGAAAACATCGCGGCGGTTTATCAGGCGCTGGTGTTGGGCATGCGCGATTACGTCAATAAAAATCGTTTTAAAGGCGTAGTGCTGGGTTTATCAGGTGGTATTGATTCCGCGTTAACGCTGGCGATGGCAGTGGATGCGCTGGGCGCTGACCGCGTTGAAGCGGTAATGATGCCATTCCGCTACACATCGGATTTAAGCAAAAACGATGCTGCCGATGAAGCGGCGCGCCTCGGGGTGCGTTACAGCTCTATCAGTATCGAACCCATGTACGAAGCGTTTATGGCGGCGCTCAGCGATGAGTTTGCCGGCACCAAGCGCGATACTACCGAAGAGAACCTGCAGGCGCGTTGCCGCGGTGTGCTACTGATGGCGATCTCCAACAAGAAAGGCTATCTGGTGCTGACCACTGGCAACAAAAGCGAAATGGCAGTGGGATACTCCACGCTCTATGGCGACATGGCCGGTGGTTTTGATGCGCTTAAAGATGTACCTAAAACCCTGGTATTTGCCCTGTCGCGCTATCGAAATAGCATCAGCCCGGTGATTCCGGAAACAGTGATTACCCGTCCGCCCTCGGCGGAGCTGGCTCCCGATCAAAAAGACGAAGATAGCCTGCCGCCGTACGATATCCTCGACCGCATTCTGGAGTTGTATGTTGAGCAAGACTACAGCGCTGAGGCGATTATTAGCCAAGGGTTTGCACGTGAGCAGGTAGAGCGCGTGGTGCGCTTGGTGGATATCAACGAATACAAACGCCGTCAGGCTCCGGTAGGTATTCGTATTAGCCAGCGCGGTTTTGGACGCGATCGCCGTTATCCGATTACCTCGGGTTGGAAGTTGGGCGAGTAA